In Paenibacillus algicola, a genomic segment contains:
- a CDS encoding ROK family protein — MRLGAIEAGGTKFVCGIGTEDGTVLERTSFPTTTPEETMAQVYDFFADQGVEAIGAGFFGPIDPVIGSPTYGSITTTPKPHWSNFNVVNALKERFDVPVGFDTDVNGAALGEYTLGAAQGLDSCLYITIGTGVGAGAVVGGKLVHGLSHPEMGHILVRRHPEDRYEGTCPYHKDCLEGLAAGPSLGKRWGVAGAELTPDHPAWDMEAYYLAQALMNYVLILSPQRIIMGGGVMKQPQLFPLIRTKLQELLNGYVPHPSLNEGIDQYIVPPQLADNAGLCGALMLGKLAAKG, encoded by the coding sequence ATGAGATTGGGAGCCATTGAAGCAGGAGGAACCAAATTTGTATGCGGCATCGGAACGGAGGACGGGACAGTTCTGGAGAGAACAAGCTTTCCAACGACGACACCGGAAGAGACGATGGCGCAGGTATATGACTTTTTTGCAGATCAAGGGGTTGAAGCGATCGGAGCAGGCTTCTTCGGACCGATTGATCCCGTGATTGGCAGTCCGACGTATGGATCGATCACGACAACCCCCAAGCCGCACTGGAGCAACTTTAATGTTGTGAATGCCTTGAAGGAGCGGTTCGATGTCCCTGTCGGCTTCGACACCGACGTCAATGGAGCCGCATTGGGCGAGTATACGCTGGGTGCAGCACAGGGTCTGGATAGCTGCCTGTATATTACGATTGGCACAGGCGTCGGTGCAGGGGCCGTGGTAGGCGGCAAGCTCGTGCATGGACTATCCCACCCCGAAATGGGACATATCCTGGTGCGCCGTCATCCGGAGGACCGCTATGAAGGCACCTGTCCGTACCACAAGGACTGCCTGGAGGGTCTGGCAGCAGGTCCGTCCCTTGGTAAACGCTGGGGCGTTGCCGGAGCAGAGCTGACGCCGGATCATCCGGCATGGGACATGGAAGCCTATTATCTCGCGCAGGCGTTGATGAACTATGTGCTGATTCTGTCTCCGCAGCGGATCATTATGGGCGGCGGTGTGATGAAGCAGCCGCAGCTGTTCCCGCTGATTCGGACCAAGCTGCAGGAGCTGCTGAACGGCTATGTCCCTCATCCGAGCCTGAATGAAGGCATTGACCAGTATATCGTGCCGCCGCAGCTGGCAGACAATGCAGGGCTGTGCGGAGCGTTGATGCTGGGCAAGCTGGCTGCGAAGGGCTAA
- a CDS encoding cob(I)yrinic acid a,c-diamide adenosyltransferase, whose translation MKMYTRTGDAGETSIIGGRVLKDDPRIEAYGTIDELNSFVSQGLCLAQDAGFTELAKQLLQIQHELFDCGSDLAYAKPKEDQVKVHAGMVEQLEQWVDLFEEENPPIERFILPGGSHLAASLHVCRTVCRRAERLTVTLSRTVDINHEVTRYLNRLSDYFFVAARTANVRAGVPDVEYERSGKVFR comes from the coding sequence ATGAAAATGTATACAAGAACCGGCGATGCTGGAGAGACTTCCATCATTGGCGGACGCGTGCTCAAGGATGATCCCCGGATCGAGGCTTATGGCACCATCGATGAGCTGAACAGCTTCGTGAGTCAGGGGCTATGCCTTGCGCAGGACGCCGGCTTTACCGAGCTGGCGAAACAGCTGCTTCAGATTCAGCACGAGCTGTTTGACTGCGGCTCGGATTTGGCCTATGCCAAGCCTAAAGAAGATCAGGTTAAGGTTCATGCCGGAATGGTGGAGCAGCTCGAGCAGTGGGTGGATCTCTTTGAAGAGGAGAATCCGCCGATTGAACGGTTTATTCTTCCGGGGGGCAGCCACCTTGCGGCATCCCTTCATGTTTGCCGCACCGTCTGCCGCCGTGCCGAGCGACTGACGGTTACACTGTCCCGTACGGTGGACATTAACCATGAGGTGACTCGATACTTGAACCGGTTATCCGATTACTTCTTCGTGGCAGCGAGAACCGCGAATGTTCGTGCCGGTGTGCCGGATGTAGAATATGAGCGCAGCGGAAAGGTGTTCCGGTAA
- a CDS encoding RluA family pseudouridine synthase, translating into MTQYYPPITYMVSEQEDGMLLKTILQKRMGVSRKLLSRLKLTEEGIQLNGVRVYISAAVKARDRVEIRMEQETSADILPQPMELDILYEDEDLLVLNKPPGVIVHPTHGHYTGTLANGVVDYWEKQGLKYRFRAVHRLDQDTSGVLCIAKNPYVHQHISEQMIANTVDKRYIALVHGVPAKAQGELEGPIDRDPEEPHRRIVTPSGYPSLTRYEVQERYGDWASMVGLKLETGRTHQIRVHMSSLGHALIGDTMYPQELLQPERKEEWERLDALIPRQALHAASLSLFHPIQRTEMIFKAPLPQDMSLLRSRLIQHGDDR; encoded by the coding sequence ATGACGCAGTATTACCCGCCAATCACTTATATGGTTTCAGAGCAGGAGGACGGGATGCTGCTCAAGACCATTTTGCAGAAGCGGATGGGGGTGTCCCGGAAGCTCCTGTCCCGGCTGAAGCTGACGGAGGAAGGAATTCAGCTTAACGGTGTCCGGGTATATATCAGCGCAGCCGTCAAAGCGAGGGACCGGGTCGAAATCCGGATGGAGCAGGAGACCTCGGCGGATATTTTGCCGCAGCCGATGGAGCTGGACATCCTCTATGAGGATGAGGATCTGCTGGTGCTGAACAAGCCTCCGGGAGTTATTGTTCATCCGACTCATGGACATTACACGGGAACGCTGGCCAACGGTGTGGTGGACTATTGGGAGAAGCAGGGCTTGAAGTATCGTTTCCGGGCGGTCCACCGTCTGGATCAAGATACCTCCGGCGTGCTCTGCATTGCAAAGAACCCATACGTTCATCAGCATATTTCAGAGCAAATGATTGCCAATACCGTAGACAAAAGATATATAGCGCTGGTGCATGGGGTTCCCGCTAAGGCTCAAGGCGAGCTGGAAGGCCCGATCGATCGTGATCCCGAGGAGCCGCACCGCCGGATAGTCACGCCCTCCGGCTATCCCTCGCTGACCCGGTATGAGGTACAGGAGCGCTACGGAGACTGGGCGTCCATGGTGGGACTGAAGCTGGAGACCGGGCGAACCCATCAGATTCGGGTGCACATGAGCAGCCTGGGCCATGCATTGATCGGCGATACCATGTATCCTCAGGAATTATTGCAGCCGGAGCGTAAAGAAGAGTGGGAGCGTCTGGATGCGCTGATCCCGCGGCAGGCTCTTCATGCCGCCAGCCTTTCGCTGTTTCATCCGATCCAGCGAACGGAAATGATCTTCAAGGCGCCGCTGCCCCAGGATATGTCGCTGCTGCGAAGCCGGCTGATACAGCACGGCGATGACAGATAG
- a CDS encoding 5'-3' exonuclease, protein MTTLPQPSLMLVDGMALLFRAYYATASSGYIRRTKSGLPTNAVYGFLRYLWDAIDQFKPTHVACCWDMASKTFRSEEFAAYKGNRPEAPLDLVPQFSLVREVTDSLGIPNLGMEGYEADDCIGTLSCRYKDQMHIMILSGDHDLLQLVDDSTSVIIMKKGHGNYLKYTPQVLLEEKGLTPRQIIDMKGLMGDTSDNYPGVKGIGEKTALKLVQQFGSIEGILANMDALAKGVRAKIEADLDMLHLSRRLAEIHCEVPLECEIRQCLLHIDDQVAHAKLEELEMKSLSHLIGAASVS, encoded by the coding sequence ATGACAACATTACCGCAGCCGTCCCTGATGCTCGTTGACGGTATGGCTCTATTGTTCCGCGCGTATTATGCCACAGCGTCGAGCGGATATATCCGCAGAACGAAATCCGGCCTGCCCACAAACGCGGTGTACGGGTTTTTGAGATATTTATGGGATGCAATTGACCAGTTTAAGCCGACCCATGTTGCCTGCTGCTGGGATATGGCATCGAAGACCTTCAGAAGTGAAGAATTTGCCGCTTACAAAGGCAACCGACCGGAGGCACCGCTGGATCTCGTGCCGCAGTTTTCATTGGTGCGTGAGGTGACCGACAGCCTGGGCATTCCGAATCTCGGGATGGAGGGCTATGAGGCGGATGACTGCATTGGTACCTTATCCTGCCGGTATAAAGACCAGATGCATATTATGATTTTATCGGGAGATCATGATCTGCTGCAGCTGGTTGATGACTCTACCTCGGTTATTATTATGAAGAAGGGCCACGGAAATTATTTGAAATATACACCGCAGGTGCTCCTGGAGGAGAAGGGGCTGACCCCGCGGCAAATTATTGACATGAAGGGGCTTATGGGCGATACCAGCGATAACTACCCCGGAGTGAAGGGCATTGGAGAGAAGACGGCATTAAAGCTGGTTCAGCAGTTCGGATCCATTGAGGGGATCCTTGCGAATATGGATGCTCTGGCGAAAGGCGTGCGGGCCAAGATCGAAGCTGATCTCGACATGCTGCACCTGTCCCGCCGGCTTGCTGAAATTCATTGTGAGGTCCCGCTGGAATGTGAAATCAGGCAGTGTCTGCTTCACATTGACGATCAGGTGGCGCATGCCAAGCTGGAAGAGCTGGAGATGAAGAGCCTTAGCCATCTGATTGGCGCGGCGAGCGTGTCGTAG
- a CDS encoding arsenate reductase family protein: MSLLTVYHYPACGTCKKAVKWLQGEGHELQLQHIKDQPPSAEELQALIQGSGLDIKKFFNTSGEVYKQMNLKDKLAGMTDDEKIRLLSSNGMLIKRPIVSDGAKTTVGFKEEVFNENWKA, translated from the coding sequence ATGAGTTTATTAACCGTATATCATTATCCCGCCTGCGGGACCTGCAAAAAAGCCGTGAAATGGCTGCAAGGCGAAGGCCATGAGCTGCAGCTTCAGCATATCAAGGATCAACCGCCGTCTGCAGAGGAGCTGCAGGCCTTGATTCAGGGAAGCGGGCTGGATATCAAGAAGTTCTTCAACACTAGCGGCGAAGTCTATAAGCAAATGAATTTGAAGGACAAGCTCGCCGGCATGACCGATGATGAAAAAATCCGCCTGCTGTCCTCTAACGGAATGCTGATCAAGCGCCCGATCGTCAGTGACGGAGCGAAGACGACGGTCGGCTTCAAGGAAGAGGTCTTTAACGAGAATTGGAAGGCGTAA
- a CDS encoding DUF3055 domain-containing protein: MDQDKEQLDYLSDSTESTSTRFVTFIGPSLKRFDLAVTSTDRFYGKKLVTDLQFGRSAILADDDLEEEGLLERTFRLEREEADDMRSFLSLVLGSPHFTD; this comes from the coding sequence ATGGATCAAGACAAAGAGCAGCTTGACTATTTATCCGACAGCACGGAATCAACCTCTACACGGTTCGTTACCTTTATTGGACCGTCCCTGAAGCGCTTCGATCTCGCAGTGACCTCCACAGATCGTTTTTACGGCAAGAAGCTCGTGACCGATTTGCAGTTCGGACGCTCGGCGATCCTGGCCGATGATGATCTGGAGGAAGAAGGCTTACTGGAGCGCACCTTCCGGCTGGAGCGGGAAGAGGCCGACGATATGCGCAGCTTTTTAAGCCTCGTACTGGGCAGCCCTCATTTTACGGACTGA
- a CDS encoding aspartyl-phosphate phosphatase Spo0E family protein yields the protein MFCEYELSHYSGDLTAERSDREEWNVETADSEPQDISLEEEIHLLRQRMEQIFLEEQSFTSEIVIEISSLLDLKINEYMKAQPKKK from the coding sequence ATGTTCTGTGAATACGAACTGTCGCATTACAGCGGTGATCTCACAGCAGAACGTTCTGACCGTGAAGAGTGGAACGTAGAGACGGCAGACTCTGAACCGCAGGACATTTCCCTAGAAGAAGAAATCCATCTGCTTCGACAGAGAATGGAGCAGATCTTTCTGGAAGAGCAATCCTTTACTTCTGAAATTGTGATCGAGATCAGCAGCCTGCTGGATCTCAAGATTAATGAATATATGAAAGCCCAGCCGAAGAAGAAGTAG